A DNA window from Marispirochaeta aestuarii contains the following coding sequences:
- a CDS encoding methyltransferase domain-containing protein produces MSARRHSIADNFDRNTRRPGFSGKRAGRLSEHRAVWAPGVKNRTQAALYINKRIEEHALALDAGKVLDLGCGTGATLIDLAKARDARYSGLTLSRTRKQAADEHILRQGLQEKIRIFEGDFRDPKVFRLFPDHDLMYAVESTSGLPEEADIAPLVAESLVPGRRMILCDYMLKDGEKSLPPKDRSLLRTLREYGYAPGIRSARDWIGSFEDAGLETIAAEDFTGWLRVSPFLSVTAGAVSLFAGKIRLFRAETLAGKTALSSMLRRGSMQYRFLVFQKSRESA; encoded by the coding sequence ATGTCAGCACGCCGGCACAGTATTGCGGATAATTTTGACCGCAACACACGCAGACCCGGCTTTTCGGGAAAAAGAGCGGGACGCCTCAGCGAGCATCGCGCAGTATGGGCACCGGGGGTAAAAAACAGGACCCAGGCGGCCCTCTACATCAATAAGCGCATAGAGGAACACGCCCTGGCCCTTGACGCCGGAAAGGTCCTGGATCTGGGCTGCGGAACAGGCGCGACACTGATCGACCTGGCAAAGGCCCGGGATGCCCGCTACTCGGGTCTTACCCTCAGCAGGACCCGAAAACAGGCGGCGGACGAGCATATACTCAGGCAGGGACTCCAGGAAAAAATCCGTATATTCGAGGGCGACTTCCGGGATCCCAAGGTTTTTCGTCTTTTTCCTGACCATGACCTCATGTACGCAGTTGAGAGCACCTCCGGTCTCCCGGAAGAGGCGGACATCGCCCCGCTGGTCGCGGAAAGCCTTGTTCCCGGCAGAAGAATGATTCTCTGCGACTACATGCTGAAGGACGGGGAAAAGAGCCTCCCTCCAAAGGACAGGAGCCTCCTGAGGACGCTCAGGGAATACGGATACGCACCGGGGATCCGTTCCGCCCGGGACTGGATCGGCAGCTTTGAGGACGCGGGCCTCGAAACAATCGCTGCAGAGGATTTTACCGGATGGCTCAGGGTGTCACCCTTCTTATCCGTTACAGCCGGGGCGGTCTCACTGTTTGCCGGAAAAATCCGACTGTTCAGGGCGGAAACGCTGGCAGGTAAAACCGCTCTCTCTTCCATGCTCAGGCGCGGAAGCATGCAGTACCGTTTTCTCGTTTTCCAGAAAAGCAGAGAATCCGCCTAG
- a CDS encoding MlaE family ABC transporter permease, which produces MKKMFSELKTVQLLEELGRFTLFVIDVLRWSFRRPLRPGLFVHHLDHIGVGSIPIILLSGMATGMIMSLQMINVLAFYNSDAFAGAGVGITLARELAPIMTTLMLIGKNGSAITAELGTMRISEQIDAMETMSVSPIQYLVVPRVWACTVAFPILTAMANVVGVAGSYIVSVFFRGVDSAAFQHYLFELVDPQDILAGLIKATVMGFMVSIISCFFGYHVSGGAKAVGDTATRSVVVSSVSILLADYLMATILLQVLP; this is translated from the coding sequence ATGAAGAAAATGTTTTCTGAGTTAAAAACAGTACAACTTCTCGAAGAACTCGGACGTTTCACTCTGTTCGTGATTGACGTGCTGCGCTGGAGTTTTCGCCGGCCCTTGAGGCCCGGACTGTTTGTACATCATCTGGATCATATCGGTGTCGGTTCAATACCCATAATTCTGCTTTCCGGTATGGCAACGGGGATGATCATGTCCCTTCAGATGATCAACGTACTCGCATTCTACAACTCCGATGCCTTTGCCGGTGCGGGAGTCGGCATAACCCTTGCCCGGGAACTGGCTCCCATTATGACGACCCTGATGCTGATCGGCAAAAACGGCTCCGCCATTACCGCGGAACTGGGGACAATGCGCATAAGCGAACAGATCGATGCCATGGAAACCATGTCCGTCAGTCCGATACAATACCTGGTCGTCCCCCGGGTGTGGGCCTGTACGGTGGCTTTTCCCATACTGACAGCCATGGCGAATGTTGTAGGTGTCGCGGGCAGTTATATCGTCTCCGTATTTTTCCGGGGCGTCGACAGCGCCGCCTTTCAGCACTACCTCTTTGAACTGGTGGACCCCCAGGATATTCTTGCAGGACTTATCAAGGCCACGGTCATGGGATTTATGGTCAGTATCATCTCCTGCTTTTTCGGTTACCACGTAAGCGGAGGGGCAAAAGCGGTGGGAGATACCGCGACCAGGTCGGTGGTGGTATCTTCGGTGAGCATACTGCTTGCCGACTACCTTATGGCAACCATTCTGCTGCAGGTGCTTCCATGA
- a CDS encoding GntR family transcriptional regulator, translating to MSEQQVVDPPRFSIANGTSLSDQVYAYLTNKIITGELKFGDRLNIKEIASRLQVSSMPIRDAIKRLEQDRVVVVNPRSTCLIRTPTKQDVLDAIDARRMIEHFAVELVHRHVRLNELSLLDSLLARMESIAAEDISGGAADHLQEYIDLDREFHRELCNLSRNDYVRQFYTIVNIHLSMSFSYGCGVCHGASATYEEHRRLVEYLKAHSSEALDVIDSHLMKSRENIMKEPTFQTLPD from the coding sequence ATGAGCGAGCAACAGGTTGTAGATCCTCCCAGGTTTTCCATTGCCAACGGTACAAGCCTGAGTGATCAGGTATATGCGTATTTAACGAATAAAATTATCACCGGAGAACTGAAATTCGGTGACCGTCTGAATATCAAGGAGATCGCGTCGCGTCTGCAGGTCAGCAGCATGCCGATCCGGGATGCCATCAAGCGTCTTGAACAGGACCGGGTCGTGGTTGTAAATCCCCGGAGTACCTGCCTTATCAGGACTCCCACCAAGCAGGATGTTCTTGATGCCATAGATGCCCGGCGCATGATTGAGCATTTTGCGGTGGAGCTGGTTCACCGCCATGTCCGTTTGAACGAACTCAGCCTTCTGGATTCCTTACTCGCCCGTATGGAATCCATTGCCGCCGAGGATATCAGCGGGGGAGCTGCGGACCATCTTCAGGAGTACATTGATCTTGACCGGGAGTTTCACAGGGAGTTATGCAATCTTTCCCGCAATGACTATGTGCGTCAGTTCTATACCATAGTAAATATCCATCTGAGCATGAGCTTCAGTTACGGTTGCGGAGTCTGTCACGGCGCTTCGGCGACCTACGAGGAACACCGCAGGCTTGTGGAGTACCTGAAAGCCCACTCTTCCGAGGCCCTGGATGTAATAGACTCCCACCTGATGAAGAGCCGGGAGAATATCATGAAGGAGCCTACTTTTCAGACCCTGCCGGACTAG
- a CDS encoding MgtC/SapB family protein, whose product MWNVILSQELTLPVIAVRLVLSFIAGGIIGAERERRTTPAGLRTHILICTGATLLMLVSIHIGSGSGDPGRIAAQVVSGIGFLGAGAIMRFGATVQGLTSAASIWAIAALGLSIGAGYFFAAGIFTLLLLIALIILDWIEKRYMPHRALRAIYIVQKGQNFNIDPYRKTLEKYNIELKHFEISFSKDKMQTTLKLVARVPLNLNLAAMAEEISARKRLIKFRINQDL is encoded by the coding sequence ATGTGGAATGTAATTCTCAGCCAGGAACTGACCCTTCCGGTCATTGCCGTTCGCCTCGTTCTCAGTTTTATCGCCGGAGGCATAATCGGTGCGGAAAGGGAGCGGCGCACCACCCCCGCCGGCCTTCGTACCCATATACTCATCTGTACCGGGGCGACCCTTCTGATGCTTGTCTCCATCCATATCGGCTCGGGGAGCGGAGACCCGGGACGAATCGCAGCCCAGGTTGTCTCCGGAATAGGTTTTCTGGGGGCCGGGGCCATCATGCGCTTTGGCGCGACGGTACAGGGGCTGACCAGCGCCGCCTCAATCTGGGCCATCGCCGCCCTGGGACTCAGCATAGGTGCGGGATACTTCTTTGCCGCCGGAATTTTTACCCTGCTTCTGCTGATAGCCCTGATAATTCTGGACTGGATAGAAAAACGCTACATGCCCCACAGAGCCTTACGGGCAATCTATATCGTGCAGAAAGGACAGAATTTCAATATCGATCCCTATCGAAAAACCCTGGAAAAATACAATATTGAATTGAAACATTTCGAAATCTCCTTCTCCAAGGACAAGATGCAGACCACCCTGAAGCTGGTGGCCAGGGTACCTCTGAACCTGAATCTCGCCGCAATGGCGGAGGAGATAAGCGCCAGGAAGCGGCTTATTAAATTCCGTATTAATCAGGATCTCTGA
- a CDS encoding TRAP transporter small permease: MRQSSSDNNMNRLKYLSKKIEDGESVVAGVCLIASTSLIFLAAVVRSFSRPINWSLDISLFLFSWAVFFSADVAYRDNKLVNLDFFQARLSDNMRRILSLVIHLIILVFLLALVYYGIILAYKTRERAFQGIPNFSYSYITMSLPVGALLLLRSTVEKIITLFRKDGGQ; the protein is encoded by the coding sequence ATGAGGCAGTCTTCATCCGACAACAACATGAATCGCTTAAAGTATCTATCCAAAAAGATCGAGGACGGAGAATCTGTGGTGGCGGGCGTCTGCCTCATTGCTTCGACCTCCCTTATCTTTCTGGCGGCGGTTGTACGGTCGTTCTCGCGGCCCATCAACTGGTCGCTGGATATATCCCTTTTTCTGTTTTCCTGGGCCGTATTTTTCAGTGCCGACGTGGCTTACCGGGACAACAAGCTGGTCAACCTTGATTTCTTTCAGGCCAGACTCTCTGACAACATGCGGCGCATCCTGTCGCTGGTCATCCATCTGATCATCCTTGTATTCCTGCTGGCCCTGGTCTACTACGGAATCATCCTGGCCTATAAAACCCGGGAACGGGCGTTTCAGGGAATTCCCAACTTCAGCTACTCCTATATAACCATGAGTCTTCCCGTGGGGGCATTGCTTCTGCTTCGTTCCACGGTGGAGAAGATTATTACACTCTTTCGTAAAGACGGGGGTCAGTGA
- a CDS encoding C4-dicarboxylate TRAP transporter substrate-binding protein, which translates to MKHTARTVVCLLAVLLLVSALPLFAGGEGEEGGQKKYVLRFNHVLTEKDPYHQAYLEWADAVAKRTDGNLTIEVFHSSQLGVEEDIIEQIRQGANVGQNTDSARLGNYVPDIAVMNGPYFADTLEEVQTLNTLATVDGWKKQLEEQYGIKVLSFSWVQGFRNMLTNKPIYSPADMKGLLIRSPNAPIWMESIRSLGATPVALNYGEVYSGVQTKVVDGAGNVYPATYSTRMYEVLDYLSETQHIMLINFAICSADWFNNLPAEYQTILEEECENAGLRVSRRIMGELADDAKVKLQEEGMTIIPHSEIDIAAFKKNSIAAYEALGLLDVRNQIFKEMGK; encoded by the coding sequence ATGAAACACACTGCAAGAACAGTCGTATGTCTGCTGGCAGTACTGCTGCTGGTTTCGGCACTGCCTCTCTTTGCCGGAGGGGAAGGAGAAGAGGGAGGACAGAAGAAATATGTCCTGCGCTTCAACCATGTACTCACCGAAAAAGACCCCTACCACCAGGCCTACCTGGAGTGGGCGGACGCCGTAGCCAAAAGAACCGACGGAAATCTGACCATCGAAGTATTCCACAGCTCCCAGCTGGGTGTGGAAGAGGACATCATCGAACAGATCCGTCAGGGAGCGAACGTGGGTCAGAACACCGACTCGGCACGCCTGGGTAACTACGTTCCCGATATCGCCGTCATGAATGGCCCCTACTTTGCCGATACCCTGGAAGAGGTACAGACCCTCAACACCCTGGCCACCGTTGACGGATGGAAGAAGCAGCTGGAGGAGCAGTACGGAATCAAGGTTCTTTCCTTTTCATGGGTTCAGGGCTTCCGGAACATGCTCACCAACAAGCCGATCTATTCTCCCGCGGACATGAAGGGACTTCTGATCCGTTCCCCCAATGCTCCCATCTGGATGGAGTCCATCCGCTCCCTGGGTGCAACTCCTGTTGCCCTTAACTACGGAGAGGTATACAGTGGTGTTCAGACCAAGGTAGTTGACGGTGCCGGCAACGTGTACCCCGCGACCTACAGCACCCGGATGTACGAGGTACTGGACTACCTGAGCGAAACCCAGCACATCATGCTTATCAACTTCGCCATCTGCAGCGCCGACTGGTTCAACAATCTTCCCGCAGAGTACCAGACCATTCTGGAGGAAGAGTGCGAAAACGCCGGGCTCCGGGTTTCCAGACGCATCATGGGAGAACTTGCCGACGATGCCAAGGTTAAACTTCAGGAAGAGGGCATGACCATCATTCCCCATTCCGAGATCGACATCGCAGCCTTCAAGAAGAACTCCATCGCGGCCTACGAAGCCCTTGGCCTGCTGGATGTACGGAACCAGATCTTCAAGGAAATGGGAAAGTAA
- a CDS encoding SDR family NAD(P)-dependent oxidoreductase, whose product MAADTIAEAKLLAEKITIVTGAARGIGAAIARRFAAAGSLVIAVDLEEPSELVFSIEAEGGQAVPVALDVTDHGMVERTIQQLAAEYAPCDILVNNAGIIARETIENLSHEKWLSVMDVNLNGAFNMCKAVVPYMQERKSGSILNITSIAGKMGDITASPAYGTSKGAVNTLTRSLARQLAEYSITVNAVAPHAVETDMSAEWSQEKRRAVIESIPLKRLARPEEIADAALFLVSPGARFITGEVLNVNGGALMD is encoded by the coding sequence ATGGCAGCTGATACAATTGCCGAAGCAAAATTGCTGGCAGAAAAGATTACAATCGTTACCGGCGCGGCCCGCGGAATCGGGGCCGCCATTGCCAGACGCTTTGCCGCCGCCGGATCGCTGGTTATTGCAGTCGACCTGGAAGAGCCCTCTGAGCTTGTCTTTTCCATCGAAGCGGAAGGGGGACAGGCGGTTCCCGTGGCCCTGGATGTAACGGACCATGGTATGGTGGAACGTACCATTCAGCAGCTCGCCGCGGAGTACGCCCCCTGTGACATACTGGTGAACAATGCCGGTATCATCGCCAGGGAGACCATAGAAAACCTGAGCCACGAGAAGTGGCTTTCAGTAATGGATGTAAACCTCAACGGGGCCTTCAATATGTGCAAGGCGGTTGTTCCCTACATGCAGGAGCGTAAATCAGGATCCATCCTGAACATCACCTCCATTGCCGGTAAAATGGGCGACATCACCGCCTCCCCGGCCTACGGAACCTCCAAGGGAGCGGTCAATACCCTTACCCGCTCTCTGGCCCGCCAGCTGGCGGAATACTCCATAACGGTCAACGCCGTTGCTCCCCATGCGGTGGAAACGGACATGAGCGCGGAATGGTCACAGGAAAAGCGCAGAGCGGTTATAGAGTCCATCCCCTTGAAGCGTCTCGCCCGGCCGGAGGAGATTGCCGACGCGGCCCTTTTCCTCGTCTCCCCCGGCGCCCGTTTTATTACCGGAGAGGTACTCAACGTCAACGGCGGAGCATTGATGGATTGA
- a CDS encoding sugar phosphate isomerase/epimerase family protein, translating to MANYRYFLSIQTLLPDNYRNNRDFIDNMKTLQEEGFDGVELNIRDPFSIDPADLKSFLGDFGLQLAMFASGATAKGMGLSLASTDDKQRSESVRQSIAFLEFASRFGAGVIAGFLKGPLEHRSPENREQLRQSVSELAPHALRLKTPLLLEAINRFESPLGNSLDDTFDLIGKAANPYTWILPDTWHMNIEETSMAGAMMKHREHFGSFHLSENNRFFPGYGALDFKQIIEVLDACGYTGKLAIEGNIKKSFREDVQHSMRFLKPLLEK from the coding sequence ATGGCGAATTACCGTTATTTTCTGTCAATTCAGACCCTGCTGCCCGACAATTATCGCAATAACCGGGATTTTATCGACAACATGAAGACCCTGCAGGAAGAAGGTTTCGACGGAGTGGAACTGAATATCCGGGATCCCTTCAGTATCGATCCGGCGGACCTGAAGAGTTTTCTGGGCGATTTCGGCCTGCAGCTCGCCATGTTCGCCTCCGGGGCAACAGCCAAGGGGATGGGACTGTCTCTGGCCTCAACAGATGATAAACAACGCAGCGAGTCGGTCAGGCAGAGCATAGCCTTCCTCGAGTTCGCCTCCCGGTTCGGTGCCGGGGTTATAGCCGGCTTCCTGAAAGGGCCCCTGGAGCACAGGAGCCCGGAAAACAGGGAACAGCTTCGTCAGTCGGTCAGTGAGCTCGCTCCCCATGCCCTGCGCCTCAAGACCCCTCTTCTGCTTGAGGCCATCAACCGCTTTGAATCACCTTTAGGAAACTCCCTGGATGACACCTTCGACCTGATCGGAAAAGCGGCGAACCCCTACACCTGGATTCTTCCGGATACCTGGCACATGAACATCGAAGAGACCAGCATGGCCGGAGCCATGATGAAGCACCGGGAACATTTCGGGTCCTTCCATCTGTCGGAGAATAACCGCTTCTTTCCCGGATACGGTGCCCTGGATTTCAAGCAGATCATCGAAGTCCTGGACGCCTGCGGCTATACCGGGAAACTGGCAATCGAAGGTAATATAAAAAAGAGCTTCCGGGAGGACGTACAGCATTCCATGCGCTTCCTGAAGCCACTGCTGGAAAAATAG
- a CDS encoding TRAP transporter large permease — protein sequence MLVVAVVFLFFLAIGMPVAFAIGISGVMFFLQHPELPFTMIAQLPVSQTQTVPMLAIPLFIFAGNLMNATGITSRLVKLSTLLTGHMKGGLAQVSVVLSTLMGGVSGSATADAAMEARILGPGMLKRGYSKGYTASVIGFTSLITATIPPGIGIIIYGTVGEVSIGRLFAAGLMVGFLMMVVMMGTVAVTARIRKWKPEREKKASIREIFESLADTIWALVFPILLLVGIRFGLFTPSEVGAFACVYAVLVGVFVYKEFTWERLKETMHHTIRDIGAIMFIISLSGIFGYGIPIDRVPQMLTRFISGVSLNPSVVLLMIIGFLIIVGMIMEGSVAILLLTPILLPMVEELGVDPVHFGLIMCSVITMGLLTPPIGISMYTVCSILECPTKEYLREFMVFLVAFVIYIVILVFLPDVVLFVPRILYGS from the coding sequence ATGCTTGTAGTAGCCGTCGTATTTCTGTTTTTCCTGGCCATCGGCATGCCCGTGGCCTTTGCCATCGGCATTTCCGGGGTCATGTTCTTTCTGCAGCACCCGGAACTCCCCTTTACCATGATTGCCCAGCTCCCGGTATCCCAGACCCAGACCGTGCCCATGCTGGCAATCCCGCTTTTCATATTTGCCGGGAACCTGATGAATGCCACCGGAATCACCTCCAGGCTCGTGAAACTCTCCACCCTGCTTACCGGACATATGAAGGGCGGCCTGGCCCAGGTGAGTGTCGTTTTGAGTACCCTGATGGGGGGAGTCTCCGGATCGGCCACTGCCGACGCGGCCATGGAAGCCCGTATACTCGGTCCAGGCATGCTCAAGCGGGGATACTCCAAGGGCTATACCGCCAGTGTAATCGGCTTTACATCTCTTATAACCGCGACCATTCCCCCGGGAATCGGCATAATCATATACGGTACCGTAGGAGAGGTATCCATCGGCCGCCTCTTTGCTGCGGGACTCATGGTGGGATTCCTGATGATGGTCGTAATGATGGGAACAGTCGCGGTAACAGCAAGAATCCGTAAATGGAAGCCCGAGAGGGAAAAAAAGGCAAGCATCAGGGAGATATTCGAGTCCCTGGCCGATACGATCTGGGCCCTCGTATTCCCTATCCTGCTCCTCGTGGGTATCCGCTTCGGACTTTTTACACCTTCGGAGGTCGGCGCCTTCGCCTGCGTATACGCGGTTCTGGTGGGAGTTTTCGTCTACAAGGAATTTACCTGGGAACGCCTCAAGGAGACCATGCATCACACCATTCGCGACATCGGTGCCATAATGTTTATCATCTCCCTGTCGGGGATCTTCGGCTACGGCATCCCCATAGACCGGGTTCCGCAGATGCTGACCAGGTTCATCTCCGGCGTATCCCTGAACCCCTCGGTGGTACTCCTCATGATAATCGGTTTCCTGATTATCGTCGGAATGATAATGGAAGGCTCCGTGGCCATTCTGCTTTTGACGCCCATTCTTCTGCCCATGGTGGAGGAACTCGGTGTCGATCCGGTTCACTTCGGACTGATCATGTGCTCGGTTATAACCATGGGACTTCTTACCCCGCCCATCGGTATATCCATGTACACGGTCTGCTCCATTCTGGAGTGCCCCACAAAGGAGTATCTGCGGGAGTTCATGGTCTTCCTGGTGGCCTTCGTAATCTACATTGTGATTCTCGTCTTTTTACCTGATGTGGTACTTTTTGTACCAAGGATACTGTATGGCAGCTGA
- a CDS encoding ABC transporter ATP-binding protein: MKNEDTILEVRGLKKAFKGQVVLDGVDVTFPRKRITAIFGQSGTGKSVLMKNLIGILDPDEGEILIDGQDVVGMSPDEKRKIRRRLGYLFQDAALFDSMNVGENIAFPLVEVLNIRDKLKIRRRVSELLEWVQLPGIESKMPGELSGGMRKRVGLARSLASEPEIMLFDEPTTGLDPILSDNVHKLIERVNRELGMTCIVITHDIAGSFGMADKIAFLHEGRVLAQGEPESMRCVDHPVLQRFFEFSFGSEDSEAAKGEENE, from the coding sequence ATGAAAAACGAAGATACGATCCTGGAGGTACGGGGTCTCAAAAAAGCCTTCAAGGGGCAGGTCGTTCTCGACGGGGTGGATGTTACCTTTCCCAGGAAAAGAATAACCGCCATATTCGGACAGAGCGGCACCGGCAAAAGCGTTCTGATGAAGAACCTGATCGGGATTCTTGATCCGGATGAGGGTGAAATCCTCATCGACGGTCAGGATGTGGTGGGCATGTCCCCGGACGAAAAGAGGAAAATCCGTCGTCGTCTGGGATACCTGTTTCAGGATGCGGCCCTTTTCGATTCCATGAATGTGGGCGAGAATATCGCTTTCCCCCTGGTGGAGGTACTCAATATCAGGGACAAGCTGAAGATAAGAAGGCGTGTCAGCGAGCTTCTTGAATGGGTCCAGCTTCCGGGGATAGAATCAAAGATGCCCGGTGAGCTTTCCGGAGGTATGCGAAAGCGGGTCGGCCTGGCGCGTTCCCTGGCTTCGGAGCCGGAGATCATGCTCTTTGACGAGCCGACCACCGGTCTTGATCCGATACTCAGTGATAATGTACATAAACTGATCGAGCGGGTTAATCGCGAGCTTGGCATGACGTGCATAGTAATTACCCACGATATTGCAGGGAGTTTCGGTATGGCCGACAAGATCGCGTTCTTACACGAAGGCAGGGTACTGGCCCAGGGGGAACCGGAATCCATGCGTTGTGTGGACCACCCGGTCTTACAGCGATTTTTCGAGTTTTCCTTTGGCTCTGAGGACTCGGAGGCTGCAAAGGGAGAAGAGAATGAATAG
- a CDS encoding NAD-dependent epimerase/dehydratase family protein: MKVLVIGGTGVISRELVRQLAEGGMETTIVNRGQRSVVLPRGVETLQMDRNNKEGFAKLFENKRYDAVIDMVAFEEEEARQTVDVFRDKTDQIMIVSSVAAYERPIRPVPTREDQVSLWKTDTGYTYGYKKAVLERYLNTESEAGVPITIIRPSLTFGDGARNVGALRQNMGIIERIRQGKPLVMFGDGIHPWSFTFTPDLARMMIRLLGNSRAIGEAFHLVSQEQNNWLDLYYGFGKLVDREPELVHIPSPVLYRQNPALFGHIYFEKSHSGYFSNEKYLDATGDDFTGMSLDEGLAQLKDSWERDGLTVDPELDALEDSMIEAVSRGYEALNAL; this comes from the coding sequence ATGAAGGTTCTTGTTATCGGTGGAACCGGCGTTATAAGCCGGGAACTGGTCCGCCAGCTTGCAGAGGGAGGAATGGAGACCACCATCGTCAACCGCGGACAGCGGAGCGTGGTTCTTCCCCGGGGCGTGGAAACACTGCAGATGGACAGAAACAACAAGGAGGGCTTTGCGAAGCTCTTTGAAAACAAAAGGTATGACGCGGTCATCGACATGGTAGCCTTTGAGGAGGAGGAAGCCCGACAGACCGTCGATGTATTCCGGGACAAAACCGACCAGATCATGATTGTCTCCTCCGTGGCGGCCTACGAACGGCCCATCCGACCCGTACCGACCAGGGAAGACCAGGTCAGCCTGTGGAAGACCGACACAGGCTACACCTACGGCTACAAGAAAGCGGTGCTGGAACGCTATCTGAACACCGAAAGCGAAGCCGGGGTTCCCATTACCATTATCCGACCCTCCCTGACCTTCGGCGACGGGGCCCGCAACGTAGGTGCCCTGCGGCAGAACATGGGCATCATCGAAAGAATCCGTCAGGGAAAGCCCCTTGTAATGTTCGGCGACGGTATTCACCCCTGGAGTTTTACCTTTACCCCCGATCTGGCGCGCATGATGATCCGCCTGCTGGGAAACAGCAGGGCCATCGGCGAAGCCTTTCACCTGGTGAGCCAGGAACAGAACAACTGGCTGGACCTTTACTACGGCTTTGGAAAACTCGTCGACAGGGAACCGGAACTCGTTCACATCCCCTCTCCGGTACTCTACCGGCAGAATCCCGCCCTTTTCGGGCATATCTATTTTGAGAAGTCCCACTCCGGCTACTTTTCCAACGAGAAGTACCTCGATGCCACGGGGGATGATTTTACCGGCATGAGCCTGGATGAGGGACTGGCTCAGCTGAAGGATTCCTGGGAACGGGACGGCCTCACGGTGGACCCCGAACTGGACGCCCTGGAAGACAGCATGATAGAGGCGGTCAGCCGGGGATACGAGGCCCTGAACGCTTTATAG
- a CDS encoding MarC family protein yields the protein MHTFIQTTLLILILLNPFLVIVYLVDVINKLSRPRFLSVLVRAGLISTVVFSIFAVLGDAIFARFLQADFASFQIFGGVIFLLIGIQFVFHGNSAIEGLRGESEYIAGAIAMPIMIGPGTISISVLAGQRLQSVLAVLAIIVAMVICIGVMMLLRIVHDYVRPKNEKLIERYTEIAGRITSIVIGTFAVEMIMQGLKEWLPKLGVL from the coding sequence ATGCATACCTTTATCCAGACAACTCTTTTAATCCTGATTCTCCTGAACCCCTTTCTTGTAATTGTCTATCTGGTGGATGTAATAAACAAGCTGTCCCGGCCCAGGTTTCTGTCCGTTCTTGTCCGGGCGGGACTGATTTCCACCGTTGTGTTCAGTATTTTCGCCGTTCTGGGAGATGCCATTTTCGCCAGGTTCCTTCAGGCCGATTTTGCCTCGTTTCAGATATTCGGCGGGGTCATCTTTCTTTTAATCGGTATCCAGTTCGTGTTTCACGGCAACTCCGCCATTGAAGGCCTCAGGGGCGAATCGGAATATATCGCCGGGGCCATCGCCATGCCCATCATGATAGGACCGGGAACCATCAGCATCAGCGTTCTTGCCGGACAGCGACTGCAGAGCGTGCTCGCGGTGCTGGCCATAATAGTCGCCATGGTCATCTGCATAGGGGTCATGATGCTCTTGAGAATTGTTCACGACTATGTCCGGCCGAAGAACGAAAAACTCATCGAGCGCTATACGGAAATCGCCGGCAGGATCACCTCCATCGTTATTGGGACCTTCGCGGTGGAGATGATCATGCAGGGACTTAAGGAATGGCTCCCGAAGCTCGGCGTACTGTGA